The DNA region GCCACCGACAGCCGGTTGAGCCGGGACAGCACCGCGTTCAGCGGCTCACCCTGCACGAATTCCATGACCAGATAGGCGATCTCGCCGCCGGACGGATCCTGCGTCTCGCCGTAGTCGTAAATGCTCGCGATGCCGGGGTGATTCAGCTGCGCGGTGGTCCGCGCCTCGGTACGGAAGCGCTGCCGGAAGGTCGGGTCGGTGGAGAACTCCGCCTTCAAAACCTTCACCGCCACCCGGCGATCCAGCCGGGTGTCCAACGCTTCCCAGACCTGGCCCATGCCGCCGGTGGCGATCAGCCGCTGCAGCCGGTACCGGTCCGCGATCATCGCACCGTTGTTCAGCATTCGTGACCCTGTCTACCTTGCACTCTCATATCGTTCAGCCCCCCAGCCCGGCGTCCAGCACAGCCCGCGCGATCGGTGCGGCCACCGAGCCGCCGGTCGCGGCCAGGGCCCGGTCGCCGCCGTTCTCGACGATCACCGCGATGGCGATCTTCGGGTTCTGCGCCGGCGCGAACGCCAGGTACCAGGCGTGCGGCGGGGTGTTGCGCGGATCGGTTCCATGTTCGGCGGTGCCGGTCTTCGACGCGATCTGATACGGGCGCGGCTGCGACCCTCCCTGCGTGTTCTTCTCCGACTCGAGCATCAGATTGGTGATCTGCGTGGCCACCTGCGGCGTCACCGCCTGACCGACCGACGTCGGCTTGGTGGTGCTCAGCGTACTGAGATCCGGCGCCTGCAACTGGTCGACCAGGTAGGGCTTCATCCGCACGCCGCCGTTGGCGATGGTGGCCGCGATGACCGCGTTGTCCAAGGGCGTCAGGGCCACATCGCGCTGTCCGATGCTGCTCTGTCCCAGCGCCGCGTTGTCCGGAATGTCGCCCACGGTGCTGTCGGTCCACGGAATCGGGATGCTGTTGTGCAGATCCTTGCCGATCCCGAACGCGCTCGCCTCGTCCTTGAGTTTCGCGGTCCCCACCTTGATACCGAGCTCGACGAAGGCGGTGTTACACGAGTACTTGAAAGCGTCTGTCAGCGAAGCGGTTTGGGCGTCGCCGGGGCCGCAGTGGCTGCCCGCGTAATTCTCCAGTGTGGTCTGGGTGCCGGGCAGGGTGATGCGCGGCGCGGCGGTGAACTGGTCCTCGGGCTTGGCGATGCCGTTGGACAGCGCGGCCGCGGTGACCACCACCTTGAAGGTCGAGCCCGGCGGATAGGTCATCGAGACGGCGCGATTGATCAGCGGCCGCCCGGTGTCCTTGTCCAGCTGTTTGTAGGTGTCCTCGACCCGTCCGGCGTCGTGCCCGGCCAGGGTGTTCGGGTCGTAGGACGGCGTCGACACCATGGTGAGGATGCGGCCCGTGCTCGGCTCGATGGCCACCACCGAACCGGTCAGCTTCTTCGCGGTCAGCTGCTCGTAGGCGACCTTCTGCATGATCGGGTTGATGGTGGTCACCACATTCCCGCCGCGCGGGTCCCGCCCGGAGATGAGGTCGATGAGCCGCCGCCCGAACAGCTGGTTGTCGGAACCGTTGAGCACCGAGTCCTCGGCGTGCTCGAGCCCGTTGTTGCCGTTCTGCAGCGAGTAGAAGCCGGTCACCGGCGCGTAGGCCATCGGATCGGTGGGGTAGGTGCGCAGGTACTTGTAGCGGTCGTCGGTGGCCACCGAGCTCGCGAGTACCGTTCCGGCGGCCGAGATCTGGCCGCGCTGGCGGGCGTACTCGTCGAGCAGGACGCGGTCGTTGCGCGGGTCGTTGCGCAGGCTGTCGGCCTTGCCGATGGGGCCGATCTGGACCTGCACGTAGGTGGCGTTGATCAGCAGCGCGACGATCATCGCCATCACCGCCAGCGCCACCCGGCGCAGAGGCGTGTTCACGCCGCACCTCCCTCGACCTTGCGCAGCATTTGCGTCGACGCGTCCGCGATCGGCTCGGCCCGCTTGCGGGCGGGGGCCGGGCGGCGGGCCGCGTCGGAGATCTTGATCAGCACTCCCAGCAGGACGTAGTTCGCCAGCAGGGACGAACCGCCGTACGACATGAACGGGGTGGTCAGACCGGTCAGCGGAATCAGCTTGGTGACCCCGCCGACCACCACGAACACCTGGATGGCGATGGTGAAGGCCAGCCCGGAGGCCAGCAGCTTGCCGAAGCTGTCGCGGATCGCCAGCGCGGTCCGGATGCCGCGCACCGAGAAGATGCAGAACAGCAGCAGGATCACCGTCAGGCCGATCAGGCCCAGCTCCTCACCGATGGCGGCGATGATGAAGTCGGTCTTGGCGAACGGCACCTTCGACGGGTTGCCGCTGCCCAGCCCGGTGCCCGCGAGCCCGCCGGTGGCGAGCCCGAACAGCGACTGCGAGATCTGATAACCGGTGCTCGAGTAGTCGTCGAAGGGGTGCAGCCAGGTCGCGGTCCGCACCCGGACATGCCCGAAGGCG from Nocardia tengchongensis includes:
- a CDS encoding penicillin-binding protein 2, with amino-acid sequence MNTPLRRVALAVMAMIVALLINATYVQVQIGPIGKADSLRNDPRNDRVLLDEYARQRGQISAAGTVLASSVATDDRYKYLRTYPTDPMAYAPVTGFYSLQNGNNGLEHAEDSVLNGSDNQLFGRRLIDLISGRDPRGGNVVTTINPIMQKVAYEQLTAKKLTGSVVAIEPSTGRILTMVSTPSYDPNTLAGHDAGRVEDTYKQLDKDTGRPLINRAVSMTYPPGSTFKVVVTAAALSNGIAKPEDQFTAAPRITLPGTQTTLENYAGSHCGPGDAQTASLTDAFKYSCNTAFVELGIKVGTAKLKDEASAFGIGKDLHNSIPIPWTDSTVGDIPDNAALGQSSIGQRDVALTPLDNAVIAATIANGGVRMKPYLVDQLQAPDLSTLSTTKPTSVGQAVTPQVATQITNLMLESEKNTQGGSQPRPYQIASKTGTAEHGTDPRNTPPHAWYLAFAPAQNPKIAIAVIVENGGDRALAATGGSVAAPIARAVLDAGLGG